A segment of the Lentimicrobiaceae bacterium genome:
CAGAATATGATTACTGTCAGAAAAATACTGTCTATATGACAGCCCAACTAAGTGATGGCTTTTGATGAAAACAGCTGATTTGGCCTGAATCTGAATAACCCAGGCCTGTCACTTTTTCAATACTGTTCTCTTTCATTCGGAAAGTCAACAGTTTTTACATCTTTGATATAGGCTTTTACTGAACCTTGAATTTCTTCGCTCAGATTGTGATATCTTCTGAGAAACCGCGGAGAAAATTCCTGCGTTATGCCGAGCATATCGTGCAAAACCAGCACTTGTCCGTCAACTTCTGAGCCAGCTCCGATTCCGATAATGGGAATTTTAATTTCGCTGGTAACCTGAGCTGCAAGTTTGGCGGGTATTTTCTCCAAAACAATGCCAAAGCAGCCTGCCTTTTCAAGCAAATGAGCATCTTCAACCAGCTTTCTGGCTTCATTCTCTTCAGTAGCCCTGACTACATAGGTGCCAAATTTATGAATTGATTGCGGTGTTAAGCCAAGATGACCCATAATTGGAATTCCTGCGGAAAGAATGCGATCTACTGATTCAAGGATTTCACGGCCTCCTTCTAATTTTACAGCATCTGCTCCTGATTCCTTCATGATTCTGATGGCCGAACTCAAAGCCTCTTTTGAATTGCCCTGATAAGTGCCAAAAGGCATGTCGGCAATTACCAAAGCCCGTTTTACCCCCCGAATCACGGATGTGGCATGGTAAATCATTTCATTCAGCGTTATCGGAAGCGTAGACGTGTGCCCGGCCATCACATTTGAAGCAGAATCGCCAACGAGAATCACATCAATCCCTGCCTTGTCAATTAGTCTGGCCATGGAATAATCGTAGGCAGTTAGCATGGCAATTTTCTCATTCTTCAACTTCATTTCCTGCAACACATGGGTGGTTACTTTTGTAACATTCGAGAATTTTGATACCTGGGAATCCATCAGCGCTGGTTTTTAATTTAGATTAGTGAAAATTCATTCGCCTGTAGTCCAGAATGCTGATCTTTAAAAAAAATCAGTCAGTCTGTCCGTTTTTATTTTGCAAAACTACAAAAGAAATCGGGATACAGGCCATGAGGCTGTTGCAGGTATGCCACTAAAAGCTTTAGTATTGTATAAAAATATACAAATGCTGGAATTGAAGTCTTTGATTTTGTATGATTGAATGCTTAATTACATTAATTTTGCTTTTCTGATTACTGTATTTATTAACTGCCAATGCTATTGTCAATGAAACGAAGATTCTTTCAGTTACTGGTTGCTGTATTCCTAACCGGTTGTTTTGTTTCTTGTGAAACAGATTTTGATGTAACCGGTGAGTGGAAAGATATTACTGTAGTTTATGGGCTGATTAGTCAAAATGATTCGGTTCATTACCTGAAAATAAATAAAGCTTTTCTTGGTGATGGTAATGCACTTACTTACGCTCAGATTGCTGACTCCAGCAGTTATGGCGATAATCTGGAAGTCGTTGTTACCGAAAAAGGGTTGAATGGCAGTTTCCGATCATTTACATTCGATACAACTTCTGTATATAATAAGGAAGCAGGGCTGTTTTATTATCCCGGTCAACTTGTTTATAAAGGAGAATTTAAAGTTCCTTCAAATCTTTCTGATAACGATTATACCTATACCGTTACCATTACGAATAAACTCACAGGTAAGGTGGTGTCAGCCGATACGAAACTTGTTAAAAATTTTACTGTGGAAACTCCCCGTCCCGGTCAGCAGAGTATTAATTTTACGATGGAAAGTAACCAGAGAATAAAATGGAACTCTGCCAAAGACGGAAAGAGATATAATGTGGCCATTCGATTCTGGTTTGATGAGGATTTGAAGCAAAGTACTGATACACTTCACAGGTATATTGACTGGGAATTCAGTTCTGTAAAATCAAGTTCAATACAGGGTGGTGAACCTTTGGAAATCGTTTATACTCCGGGTAACTTCTTTAACGTATGCAAAAACTTAATCCCATATAAGGATGGCGATGCGCTGAGTGAAGACAATGTGCAGGCAAGGCTTGTCAACCGGATTGAGTTTCTTTTCTCTGTTGCCGGTGATGAATTGAATACTTATATGGAAGTAAATGAGCCTTCATCTGGCATTGTTCAGGAAAAGCCTGAATATTCGAATATTACAAACGGAATAGGCCTGTTTTCCTGCCGGTATACAAAAACAACCGAAACCTCTGCCGTGAAAATGAAGGTAGGCCCCTCTACCGAAGAGCGGTTGATGAATGAAGGCCTGAAGTTCGTTAAAAAAATAGGCAATTAAACTTCTGCATTGCCTTTTTAGTCATTTGCTGACGAAATGTCAGAAAAAATGTCATAAAGCCATAAAGGACCGATAATTATTTATCGGTCTTTTGTTTTTGTATAACATTGAATAACAAGGGTATAGATGAATTTAGGGTGAGAAGTGCCTGTCTTTTGTGTCGCATTGGCAAGCTTGGCATAATCCTTGAAAACAGGCATGAAACAAAAAGATAATTTTAAAAATTCAGATAAAATGGGTAAAATAATTGGAATTGACCTTGGTACAACAAATTCGTGTGTAGCCGTAATGGAGGGGAATGAACCGGTGGTAATCCCCAATAGCGAAGGACGCCGCACAACTCCATCTATTGTTGCGTTTACCGACAATGGCGAACGTAAAGTGGGAGATCCTGCTAAAAGGCAGGCTATCACCAATCCTGAACGTACGGTATTTTCTATCAAACGTTTTATGGGCGAAACATTTGACAGAGTTACCAAAGAAACCGGACGTGTTCCTTACAAGGTTGTAAAAGGTGACAATAATACATCAAGAGTTAAAATTGACGACAGACTTTATACACCTCAGGAAATTTCAGCAATGGTTCTTCAAAAAATGAAGAAAACCGCCGAAGATTATCTTGGACAAACAGTGAGTGAAGCCGTTATTACTGTTCCTGCCTATTTCAGTGATTCACAGCGTCAGGCTACCAAAGAAGCCGGTGAAATTGCTGGTTTAACAGTTAAGCGCATTATTAATGAACCTACTGCAGCCGCTCTTGCCTATGGCTTAGACAAAAAAAATCACGATATCAAAGTTGCAGTATTTGACCTTGGCGGCGGAACCTTCGACATTTCAATTCTTGAACTTGGTGAAGGCGTTTTTGAAGTTAAATCAACCAACGGTGATACACACCTGGGAGGTGATGATTTTGACCATAAAATTATTGACTGGCTTGCCGATGAGTTTAAGAATGATGAAGGAATTGACCTTCGCAAGGACTCAATGGCATTACAGCGCTTGAAAGAAGCAGCTGAGAAAGCTAAAATTGAACTGTCAAGTTCAACTTCTACTGAAATCAACCTGCCTTACATTATGCCGGTTGACGGAATTCCCAAACATCTTGTTCGTACGCTTACACGTGCTAAATTTGAACAAATTAATGATCAATTGATTCGTTCAACAATTGATCCTTGCCGTCAGGCATTGAAAGATGCCGGTTTGAAGGTTTCTGATATTGACGAGGTGATTTTAGTAGGAGGTTCAACCCGTATTCCTGCAATTCAGAAAATTGTTGAAGAGTTTTTTGGAAAAACACCTTCTAAAGGGGTTAATCCTGATGAAGTGGTGGCTGTTGGTGCTGCTATTCAGGGAGGCGTTCTTACTGGTGAAGTAAAGGATGTGTTGCTGCTTGACGTCACACCTCTGTCTTTGGGTATCGAAACAATGGGTGGAGTCATGACCCGCCTCATCGAATCAAACACCACCATTCCTACAAGAAAATCTGAAGTATTTTCAACTGCCAGCGATAATCAGCCTTCTGTTGAAATTCATGTTTTACAGGGTGAGCGCCCAATGGCACGCGACAATAAGAGTATTGGCCGCTTCCATCTTGATGGTATTCCTCCTGCACCAAGAGGTGTGCCCCAGATTGAAGTAACTTTTGACATTGATGCCAACGGTATTCTTAATGTTTCAGCAAAAGATAAAGGAACTGGCAAATCCCAGCAGATCCATATTGAAGCTTCATCCGGACTGTCAGACGATGAAATTAAAAGAATGAAAGATGAAGCTGAAGCAAATGCTGAATCTGATCGCAGGGCAAAAGAAGAAGTGGATAAGCTCAATAGTGCTGATACAATGATTTTTCAAACTGAAAAACAGTTGAAAGAATATGGCGACAAGCTTCCTGCTGATAAAAAAATGCCTATCGAAAAAGCATTCAACGATTTGAAAGAAGCACATAAAAACAAAGACTTTGCCGGAATTGATGCTTCATTGGCAGCGTTAAATACTGCATGGCAGGCAGCCAGCGAAGAGATGTATAAAGCTACTCAGGCGCAGGAAGGACAACCCGGCGCCGGACCAGATGCTACAAACGCTCAAGAATCAACAGGCAAAAGTCAGTCTGATTCTGAAGTTACCGACGTAGATTTTGAAGAAGTAAAGTAAGCTTCTGTATTATTAATTAATTTGCATGAAATTTGCATAAAAAAGCAGGCCGGACAGCCTGCTTTTTTATTTTTAGTTCTTTTCAGGCTTTTGATAATTCGTAAATTTACATTTTACTTAAGATAGTATTATGAAACGCAATTTCTCTTCATTTATACTTTCAATCTTGTTTTCTGTTACTTGTTTTTACTCATTTGCACAGGACAGAAAACCTATAAGACTTGAAATCCCTGTAAAGGACGATACCGAAATATATAAAGTCGTACCCTGTAGCAATAATGGGCTCATGATTATTTACCTGAGCTCTGATTCTGACGAAGCTGGTAATATGCTTTGGATTACAGCTATGCTTGATGTAAACCTCAAGGAAATTTGGCGAAAAAGTTACCCTTTGCCAAAGGGATTTGTTCTTGAAGATGCTCTCTATGCCAATAATCATCTAATAGCATTTTTTCACCTCGTTAGAGGCGGAGACGAAAATAATTTCCGCATTCTGGATGTAATGATTAATGAGGCTTCATTAGTAGAAGCCAGATATACTATACCTGAAAGATCAGGACTTTCTCACTTTAGCATCAGTAAAAATTTTGCATTAGCCGGTTTAAACAATAAAAATAACGAATCGCTGCTGTTGCGTTATGACTTTAACCGGAAGGATATCGTATCTATTAACCCGGGCATTGATGGAAAAGTGATCATCGAATCTTTGAATATTGACAAGGAAACAGGCCTTACAACCCTGATTTTACGTACAACCGGTAGTTCGGCCAAAAAACGTTCTTATTTTCTGGTCAAATTAAACAGCAATGGGGGCAAAGTGAGCGATCTGGCTTTAAGTAAATTCGATGATAACAATATGATCAACACGGCCTTTGCTTATAGTATTGATGCTAATACTGAACTGGTTATTGGCTCCTATGGCCGTACAAACCGAACCAGGGTCATTGATGGTTATGAATCGATAGGGGTTGCTTCTACAGGTTTTTTCTCTGTATTGATTAAAGACAACCAGGAGGTGAATTCAGGATTTTATGATTTTACCAACTTTCAGAATTTTTACAGATATCTGAGGCGCCCGTCTGATTTAAGCATCAGACGTGGCTCAAACAGAGCCGAGCGAACAAATTCAGTGTCTGTTGACCATGATTTGCTCACACACGAAATCTTTCAATGGAAAAATGACTATGTATTTGTAGCTGAAGCATATTATCCTGAATATCGGACAGTTACTACTATGGTGTATGACTATTATGGCCGCCCTTATCCGTCTACCTACTCTGTATTTGAAGGATACAGGTATCTTACTACTTTTATAGCCGGATTTGATTCAACAGGAGCCATCAGGTGGAATAACGATCTGGAACTTCGCAATATCCTTTCGCAAAATCTAAAGCCCCGCGTAATAGCCTGGGAAGACTCTGACGGGTTGGTGCTATCATATACTAACGATGGCAAAATTGCCTCGAAGCTAATCGATGGAGGAACTTCCATTGACAATATTTCATATACTGATATTGCTACGCTGAGTCCGCGGGATAGAGTTTATAGTGATTCAAACAGCTCGCTTGAGTTTTGGTATAATAATTACTTCCTGGTTTATGGGTATCAGAATCTGCGAAATAGTTACCAAAATGATCGTAATAACAAGAATATTTTCTACATAAATAAAATCGCCTTCCGCTAAGGCGGCGTATCGCTTCTTTGAATCTCATAGAGATGTGAAAGTATGCGCTGTTACATAATGCGAATAAGGGTATTTTAGTAAAACGACAATTTATTGTACTTCAGAATAAATAATTGGTCATAGTTTTAGTGCTTTGCCAGTGACTTTTGCTATGGGATTGTACTCAAACTCACTTTAAAACCTACAGGTTGTATTTCAGTTTAAAATGTCAGCCATGTATGTTTTTTTGTAGCAACAATTCAGCCTACTTGCAGGAATTCTATTTCAAATAATTTTATACAATGTCAAGTCTTCTTTTAAACAGAATGCTTTTTAAGAAGATGACATAAATAAAAAAGGCCGGCAATTTGCCGGCCTTTTTTATTTATGTGAAGTGATTACTTAACGAGGTTCATAAATTCTGCATTGCTGAAGAATTTAATGAATTCTCTGTCTTCAGCAGCCTGAACCTTCAGTGAAGGATCTTTTTCAATTGCTTTAGTCAGATTTTCGATAAGCATTTTAGCGTCTGCGTTGCGAGCACCGGCTACTGCCATCAGATAGTAGTTGTGTGCTGATTCAGGAGCGCATTTTAAAGAAGCTGAAGCGTCTGAGTATTTACCTGTCATAATCTGGGCAAGAGCAACGTTTGAGTTGCATTTTTTGCCACTCATCAGGCTCAGCGCTTTGTCATAATGGTTCATGCCCAATTCAACGATGCCCATATTATAGTTAACA
Coding sequences within it:
- the panB gene encoding 3-methyl-2-oxobutanoate hydroxymethyltransferase, producing MDSQVSKFSNVTKVTTHVLQEMKLKNEKIAMLTAYDYSMARLIDKAGIDVILVGDSASNVMAGHTSTLPITLNEMIYHATSVIRGVKRALVIADMPFGTYQGNSKEALSSAIRIMKESGADAVKLEGGREILESVDRILSAGIPIMGHLGLTPQSIHKFGTYVVRATEENEARKLVEDAHLLEKAGCFGIVLEKIPAKLAAQVTSEIKIPIIGIGAGSEVDGQVLVLHDMLGITQEFSPRFLRRYHNLSEEIQGSVKAYIKDVKTVDFPNEREQY
- a CDS encoding DUF4249 family protein; the protein is MKRRFFQLLVAVFLTGCFVSCETDFDVTGEWKDITVVYGLISQNDSVHYLKINKAFLGDGNALTYAQIADSSSYGDNLEVVVTEKGLNGSFRSFTFDTTSVYNKEAGLFYYPGQLVYKGEFKVPSNLSDNDYTYTVTITNKLTGKVVSADTKLVKNFTVETPRPGQQSINFTMESNQRIKWNSAKDGKRYNVAIRFWFDEDLKQSTDTLHRYIDWEFSSVKSSSIQGGEPLEIVYTPGNFFNVCKNLIPYKDGDALSEDNVQARLVNRIEFLFSVAGDELNTYMEVNEPSSGIVQEKPEYSNITNGIGLFSCRYTKTTETSAVKMKVGPSTEERLMNEGLKFVKKIGN
- the dnaK gene encoding molecular chaperone DnaK → MGKIIGIDLGTTNSCVAVMEGNEPVVIPNSEGRRTTPSIVAFTDNGERKVGDPAKRQAITNPERTVFSIKRFMGETFDRVTKETGRVPYKVVKGDNNTSRVKIDDRLYTPQEISAMVLQKMKKTAEDYLGQTVSEAVITVPAYFSDSQRQATKEAGEIAGLTVKRIINEPTAAALAYGLDKKNHDIKVAVFDLGGGTFDISILELGEGVFEVKSTNGDTHLGGDDFDHKIIDWLADEFKNDEGIDLRKDSMALQRLKEAAEKAKIELSSSTSTEINLPYIMPVDGIPKHLVRTLTRAKFEQINDQLIRSTIDPCRQALKDAGLKVSDIDEVILVGGSTRIPAIQKIVEEFFGKTPSKGVNPDEVVAVGAAIQGGVLTGEVKDVLLLDVTPLSLGIETMGGVMTRLIESNTTIPTRKSEVFSTASDNQPSVEIHVLQGERPMARDNKSIGRFHLDGIPPAPRGVPQIEVTFDIDANGILNVSAKDKGTGKSQQIHIEASSGLSDDEIKRMKDEAEANAESDRRAKEEVDKLNSADTMIFQTEKQLKEYGDKLPADKKMPIEKAFNDLKEAHKNKDFAGIDASLAALNTAWQAASEEMYKATQAQEGQPGAGPDATNAQESTGKSQSDSEVTDVDFEEVK